A window of the Brachyhypopomus gauderio isolate BG-103 chromosome 14, BGAUD_0.2, whole genome shotgun sequence genome harbors these coding sequences:
- the LOC143475613 gene encoding tripartite motif-containing protein 75-like yields MDSLSLDEELICAVCRDVFTEPVTLPCGHNYCEECVKGLERSWRSHEPGAPPCRSYACPLCAAPCDSAAELRKNTVLHNIVEKFRRQRDGGVDRAACEARRKLAHLENGACGRHVLASRSRLCKEHDKQLELFCKTDGAALCAFCMLPSEGKHLNGHNVVKLTDAQTSLKEDCNVKLNMIKHRLSEIKDGEASIEQSSSSSQVSLESQLHACLAVLGRVRLFLDLEEQAWRKRVSLEQVQERRAAKLRTERLTRLKTRLLQTQESLLQALNLTDPLLLLQTVQNPDWADLFDETTCKQQILDAVEWKRPKRITAAKISPLLQTVCRTFSGEDIVLNAASAHPSLRLNTDHSALWVTADAVPDSGVSGSPEALYRVLGETPFSRGVHHWEVAVAGVPCWAVGVAYGSAGAPAAASCSLGRDELSWALSYSSRTRQFCAQHGWFCFCFSDSATGVPDTIGVFLDIDSGFLSFYDAVGMGHLYTFYCDIHAPVYPAFCLGSRSTEGGNQQMRVLNPISGKSC; encoded by the exons ATGGACAGTTTATCTTTGGACGAGGAGCTCATCTGCGCGGTGTGCCGTGACGTTTTCACCGAGCCGGTGACTCTACCGTGCGGCCACAACTACTGTGAAGAGTGCGTAAAGGGCCTGGAGAGGTCCTGGCGCAGCCACGAGCCCGGCGCGCCGCCGTGCCGCTCTTACGCGTGCCCGCTGTGCGCGGCCCCGTGCGACTCCGCGGCGGAGCTGAGGAAGAACACGGTTCTCCACAACATCGTCGAGAAGTTCCGACGGCAGCGCGACGGAGGGGTGGACCGCGCCGCGTGCGAGGCGCGGCGGAAGCTCGCGCACCTGGAGAACGGCGCGTGCGGACGGCACGTGCTGGCGAGCCGAAGCAGACTGTGCAAGGAACACGACAAACAGCTGGAACTGTTCTGCAAGACGGACGGTGCGGCTCTGTGCGCGTTCTGCATGCTGCCGTCGGAGGGGAAACATCTGAACGGCCACAACGTGGTGAAACTGACCGACGCTCAGACCAGTCTGAAG GAGGACTGCAATGTGAAGCTCAACATGATCAAACACAGACTGTCGGAGATTAAAGATGGAGAAGCATCAATCGAGCAGTCTTCCTCCTCCAGTCAG gtGAGCCTGGAGAGTCAGCTGCACGCGTGCTTGGCCGTATTGGGAAGGGTGAGGCTCTTCCTGGACTTGGAGGAACAGGCGTGGAGGAAGCGTGTCTCCCTGGAGCAGGTGCAGGAGAGGCGGGCGGCGAAGCTCCGGACGGAGAGGTTGACCCGGCTGAAGACcaggctcctccagacacaggAGTCTCTGCTGCAAGCCCTCAACCTTACAGACCCCCTGCTGCTTCTGCAG ACTGTTCAAAATCCTGACTG GGCGGACCTGTTTGATGAAACGACGTGTAAACAGCAGATCTTGGACGCTGTGGAGTGGAAGAGACCAAAGCGGATCACTGCGGCCAAGATCTCTCCACTTCTCCAGACTGTGTGCAGAACATTCTCTG GAGAGGACATTGTGCTAAATGCTGCCTCAGCTCACCCGAGCCTCAGactgaacactgaccacagTGCATTATGGGTAACGGCGGATGCCGTGCCTGACTCCGGGGTCTCTGGGTCACCTGAGGCCCTGTACCGGGTGCTGGGGGAGACTCCGTTCAGTCGTGGCGTCCACCACTGGGAGGTGGCGGTGGCTGGGGTTCCCTGCTGGGCTGTGGGCGTGGCCTACGGCTCGGCGGGGGCCCCCGCGGCCGCGTCCTGCAGCCTGGGCAGGGACGAGCTGTCCTGGGCGCTGAGCTACAGCAGCAGGACGCGGCAGTTCTGTGCTCAGCATGGCTGGTTCTGCTTCTGCTTCTCCGATTCAGCCACGGGCGTCCCGGACACGATCGGCGTCTTCCTGGATATCGACAGTGGCTTCCTGTCCTTCTACGACGCCGTGGGAATGGGACATCTGTATACGTTTTACTGCGACATTCACGCTCCGGTTTACCCAGCCTTCTGTCTGGGGTCACGCAGCACAGAGGGGGGTAATCAGCAGATGAGGGTGTTGAACCCCATTTCAGGGAAGAGCTGTTAA
- the LOC143475571 gene encoding protein kinase C delta type-like isoform X1: MTFDLASGEASSESFGPGSGGTQDDSDTEEEPRRDRIKKKKRKNRGEPKQEPDNTHGLKALVSKSALDEAWEELLHVLLDEACEELRTEDNPSLEPYLKKSSQGEAFKDLDDIQLDIPVVSCNPPLDVSPYARLCEGSSPCPRIRRQTRMTAEHFAFQKLLGKGGFGKVFLAELKGHEDWFAVKAVKKYVVLKKNVESIMVEKRVLALAWDCPFLTHAYSTFQTKEYLYFVMEYLNGGDLMFYMDQTERFDLDRATFYAAEIVCGLQFLHGKGIIHRDLKLENVLLDGNGHIKIADFGLCKENVSKNNLAKSMCGTPDYIAPEILLEQQYSFSVDWWSFGVLLYGMLTGELPFYGDNTFELYESIQNDTPDFPDYITLDTRDLLEGLFERDPSCRLGVVGNIRGQAFFKTIDWSALETRKIEPPYKPKVTSPNDCSNFDQEFLNEKPLLSQCEEGCVDSTDQCAFAGFSFTNQSMMPLLQQ, translated from the exons TGGAGGAACCCAAGATGATTCTGACACGGAGGAGGAACCCAGAAGAGACagaattaaaaagaagaaaagaaaaaacagagGAGAACCAAAACAGGAGCCTGACAACACCCATGGCCTGA AAGCACTTGTGAGTAAAAGTGCTCTAGACGAGGCCTGGGAGGAACTCCTCCACGTTCTCCTGGACGAGGCCTGTGAGGAACTGAGGACTGAGGAcaacccatctctag AACCGTATTTGAAAAAAAGTTCTCAGGGTGAGGCCTTCAAGGACCTTGACGACATTCAACTGGACATCCCTGTGGTGTCTTGCAACCCACCTCTAG ACGTGTCTCCATACGCTCGTCTGTGTGAGGGTTCGAGTCCTTGCCCCCGGATCAGACGCCAGACACGCATGACTGCCGAGCACTTCGCATTCCAAAAACTACTGGGCAAGGGAGGCTTTGGCAAG GTTTTTCTGGCTGAACTTAAGGGTCACGAGGATTGGTTTGCCGTGAAAGCCGTGAAGAAATACGTGGTGCTGAAGAAAAATGTAGAGTCCATCATGGTGGAGAAGCGGGTGCTTGCTCTGGCCTGGGACTGTCCCTTCCTTACCCACGCTTACTCCACCTTTCAGACCAAG GAGTACTTGTACTTCGTAATGGAGTACCTGAACGGAGGTGACCTGATGTTCTACATGGATCAGACAGAACGCTTTGATCTCGACAGAGCCAC ATTCTATGCAGCCGAAATTGTTTGTGGACTCCAGTTCCTTCATGGAAAGGGCATCatccacag GGATCTCAAGTTGGAAAATGTGTTGCTAGATGGGAATGGTCACATAAAGATTGCTGATTTTGGCTTGTGTAAAGAGAACGTCTCCAAAAACAATCTTGCAAAATCCATGTGTGGGACACCAGACTACATTGCCCCTGAG attcttCTGGAGCAGCAGTATTCATTTTCGGTGGACTGGTGGTCGTTTGGTGTACTTTTGTATGGGATGCTGACTGGAGAGCTTCCATTCTATGGAGATAATACATTTGAGCTTTATGAGTCCATCCAAAACGACACACCTGACTTCCCTGACTATATCACTCTGGATACCAGAGACCTGCTAGAAGGA CTGTTTGAGCGAGACCCATCCTGTAGACTGGGTGTTGTGGGTAATATCAGAGGTCAGGCATTCTTCAAGACCATTGACTGGTCCGCGCTGGAGACGAGAAAAATTGAACCCCCATACAAGCCAAAAGTG acATCACCCAACGACTGCAGCAATTTCGACCAGGAGTTTTTAAATGAGAAGCCCCTCCTGTCCCAGTGCGAGGAAGGTTGTGTGGACTCAACGGACCAGTGTGCCTTTGCTGGCTTCTCCTTCACCAACCAGAGCATGATGCCTCTCCTGCAGCAGTGA
- the LOC143475571 gene encoding protein kinase C delta type-like isoform X2 produces MFVGFISFQIQALVQHFQEALVSKSALDEAWEELLHVLLDEACEELRTEDNPSLEPYLKKSSQGEAFKDLDDIQLDIPVVSCNPPLDVSPYARLCEGSSPCPRIRRQTRMTAEHFAFQKLLGKGGFGKVFLAELKGHEDWFAVKAVKKYVVLKKNVESIMVEKRVLALAWDCPFLTHAYSTFQTKEYLYFVMEYLNGGDLMFYMDQTERFDLDRATFYAAEIVCGLQFLHGKGIIHRDLKLENVLLDGNGHIKIADFGLCKENVSKNNLAKSMCGTPDYIAPEILLEQQYSFSVDWWSFGVLLYGMLTGELPFYGDNTFELYESIQNDTPDFPDYITLDTRDLLEGLFERDPSCRLGVVGNIRGQAFFKTIDWSALETRKIEPPYKPKVTSPNDCSNFDQEFLNEKPLLSQCEEGCVDSTDQCAFAGFSFTNQSMMPLLQQ; encoded by the exons atgtttgtagggttcatcagTTTtcaaattcaagcacttgtacagcactttcaag AAGCACTTGTGAGTAAAAGTGCTCTAGACGAGGCCTGGGAGGAACTCCTCCACGTTCTCCTGGACGAGGCCTGTGAGGAACTGAGGACTGAGGAcaacccatctctag AACCGTATTTGAAAAAAAGTTCTCAGGGTGAGGCCTTCAAGGACCTTGACGACATTCAACTGGACATCCCTGTGGTGTCTTGCAACCCACCTCTAG ACGTGTCTCCATACGCTCGTCTGTGTGAGGGTTCGAGTCCTTGCCCCCGGATCAGACGCCAGACACGCATGACTGCCGAGCACTTCGCATTCCAAAAACTACTGGGCAAGGGAGGCTTTGGCAAG GTTTTTCTGGCTGAACTTAAGGGTCACGAGGATTGGTTTGCCGTGAAAGCCGTGAAGAAATACGTGGTGCTGAAGAAAAATGTAGAGTCCATCATGGTGGAGAAGCGGGTGCTTGCTCTGGCCTGGGACTGTCCCTTCCTTACCCACGCTTACTCCACCTTTCAGACCAAG GAGTACTTGTACTTCGTAATGGAGTACCTGAACGGAGGTGACCTGATGTTCTACATGGATCAGACAGAACGCTTTGATCTCGACAGAGCCAC ATTCTATGCAGCCGAAATTGTTTGTGGACTCCAGTTCCTTCATGGAAAGGGCATCatccacag GGATCTCAAGTTGGAAAATGTGTTGCTAGATGGGAATGGTCACATAAAGATTGCTGATTTTGGCTTGTGTAAAGAGAACGTCTCCAAAAACAATCTTGCAAAATCCATGTGTGGGACACCAGACTACATTGCCCCTGAG attcttCTGGAGCAGCAGTATTCATTTTCGGTGGACTGGTGGTCGTTTGGTGTACTTTTGTATGGGATGCTGACTGGAGAGCTTCCATTCTATGGAGATAATACATTTGAGCTTTATGAGTCCATCCAAAACGACACACCTGACTTCCCTGACTATATCACTCTGGATACCAGAGACCTGCTAGAAGGA CTGTTTGAGCGAGACCCATCCTGTAGACTGGGTGTTGTGGGTAATATCAGAGGTCAGGCATTCTTCAAGACCATTGACTGGTCCGCGCTGGAGACGAGAAAAATTGAACCCCCATACAAGCCAAAAGTG acATCACCCAACGACTGCAGCAATTTCGACCAGGAGTTTTTAAATGAGAAGCCCCTCCTGTCCCAGTGCGAGGAAGGTTGTGTGGACTCAACGGACCAGTGTGCCTTTGCTGGCTTCTCCTTCACCAACCAGAGCATGATGCCTCTCCTGCAGCAGTGA